The genomic DNA GTAGAGGGAGTTGGCCGAGAGCAAGTGCTTGTGTTCCACAATCAGCGGAATCACCGCTTGTTCGGCAGGGGCAAAAAACTGGGTAAGCGTGGAGACTAAGAACGTAATCAACAACAGGCCATAGAACCCGGTCGGCAGTCCGCCGATAAACGTGTGCCCATGAGCCAACCACAGCACCGCCTGCAGCGCCATCACCAGTCCTCCCCGCAGAAAATTCGTAACGGTCAGCACGGCCTTTTTCGACCAGCGATCGACAAACACCCCCGCAATCGACCCCAGCACCACCGCTGGAATGGTAAATGCGATCATCAAGGCCGACACCCAGCCGCTAATGCTTTGTCCCTCGGCTTGAAACTGACTCGCCACAATGGAGATGATCAGCACCAGGTATACCTTGTCCGCAATCTGGGAAAAAATCTGACCACTCCAGAGCTTGAGAAAATTAAAGTTTCTGAGAACAGGTAAAAACCCTAACTCGTACTCCTCCTCCCCCGGGACGGACTCCTCAGGCTTGGACGGTTCAGCCGGAGGCGCAGGAATGGTCGATACCTCAGTAGATCCCTCACTCAATGGGGCGATCGCCCCTAACCGCTGTAAAGGATTACCCCCATCCTGGCCTGCACCATACTCCTCTAAGCGTCCAGACGTACCCGGTGGTTCTAAATCTGTAAAATCGTCCTCAGCCGCTTGTAAATACCCTGGCCACGGCGACGGTGGATGCCAGCCTCCTCCCGATTGACCAACATCCAACCCACCGTACCTATCCTCCAACTGAGGCATCGCCGCAGGCTGCATTGGAGGGAGCGAGGATGGCACCGATGGGTTAGAGAAGTTGGGATGCTTCATACGGGGGAGAGCTTACTGAGGAAACACAATTCGAAGCTGGAAACGCAGAGGAACTTTGGATTTCAGGATGATTTAGGAACTAGGCGATTCATATCAACAGATGCCCTATATGTCAGCTTACTATGACAGTGTAGAAAAACAGGTGTCGATCAGACAGGCTGAACGAATGGACCGATCAAACTGGTACTCGGCATACTGGCGTAAAACGTGTTCTAGCTTGAGCCACGTTGATACAGGGATGGGATGGAGCAGTTCCGGGATTTGAGGGGTGCTGTCTAAATGAATCCGACCATCGGCTCGAACCAACACAGGCTGAGCGAGGCACTGCAAAATTGCTAGTTCCAAGGTCGATAGTTCCGTAACGAGATGTCCTCTCGGTTTGATCGATGGTGCTGGGGCGTAGGATGCTGTTCCAGTTGCTGCTCTGGGCAAGTCCCCTTTCTTGATTAAAGATCGAGATGCCAAATTCGATGAAGGGGAGGTTACCGAACGGAATTGGGGCGATCGTGTTCCTGAAGCACCTGCAAACGCTGTTGCTCCCTCAACGGGTTCCAGCGTGTCTAAATGCACAGTGCCGCCCGCCACTACATTAAATCCTGCGCCTTGGAGCGTATTCGGCTGTTCCAGCATCAAGGAACGCTGGGTTAGGCAGCATTCATGCACCTGGGGCGGAACACCTGCCGTTGCCAGGAAATGGTAGACCGCATGGGTTAAGCAGGCGATCGCCAATTCCGGCGGAGCATCGTCCAAGCGAGTGAAATGCTCGTTGAGCAAGCAAAATAATTCCTCTTGGGGATGATCGCTGAGGGCTTGAAATAGCACCAACTCTGCCAGGTATTGACTAGCCGTTAGCTTTCGCAAATCTTGCCCCAATCCGGGGTAGGACTCTAGGGTTTCCGCCTGCACAATCCGGTCGAGACTGCGTCCCTTCGAAATCAGCAGGTCATTCACCACAAATAGGGCACTCCGCCCCCCCAGCTTTGAATTCGACTTCCGGGCTCCCGGCGCAACAACTCGCACTAGGCCATGCTCGCGGGTCAGCACCGTCAGGAGGCGATCGCTCTCTCCCAACGGTGTCCCCTTTAAGTTAATCCCTGTTGCCTTGTACGTCGCTGCCATTCCGTGTTCCTGCTATCTCAGCGGCTCAGTTTTACTCCTTGCCCGATGGGTTAGGGGTTTCCATATCCCTATTCTGCCTAACCTTGCGAGTCCTCAGCCTCCTCATCCGTCGCATTCCGTTGCTGTAACACCAGTTCCACACCGCGCGACGTTCCCAATCGGGTTGCACCCGCCAGAATCAACTCCGTCGCCTGTTCAACGGTGCGGATTCCGCCCGATGCTTTGATGCCGACTTGATCCTTCGCCACGGATTTCAGAAGACGCACATCCTCCACCGTTGCTCCCCCAAACCAGCCCGTACTCGTTTTCAGAAATCGAACCCCGGCATCCATGCAAATTTCAGCGGCCAGTTTTTTCTCGGCATCCGTTAGCAGTCCCGTTTCCAAAATGGCCTTGACCAATACGCCCGTTTCTTCGCAAATTTCGGCAATCTCGCGATGAACCTCTTCCGTTTTGCCGCTTTTGAGCCAGCTTAGGTTAATAACCACGTCCAGTTCGGTTGCCCCTCGTTCCACGGCATCTTGCGCCTCATAGAGCTTCGTGGCGGAGGTGTTTGCCCCACAGGGAAACCCAATGACCGTACACACCTGGGTTTTACGCTGATGCAAGAGTTCCACCGCCTGATCCACATGCGTTGGAAATACACACACCGCCGGAAACTGGAAGCGATCGCCCTCTTCACATCCCTTGGCAATATACTCCGGTGTTGCAACTGAACTGAGCAAGGTGTGATCAATAAATTCAGCCAGATCCAGATCGATATAGTCGCGTGCCATAACGGTTCAAACGTCGGTTCAAAAGGGTTCAGGGGCTGAGTGATGGCGGTAAACGCATCTCCCACGCAAATGCTGCTATTGTCGCTTAGATTCCCGGTTCTGGAGCAATGTTATACGGTTGGATTGCGGCCTCAAGAATTGAAATGCATCGACTCCATCTGTCCATCGGCATTCGCTTGAACAGCCGAGATTTCAGATTGTGGACTGGTTTGGGCGATCGCCCGTTCAAGCAGCAAATTCAGCGCTGTCCGCACCCCGATGATGGTGATCAAGCGTCCCAATTCCTCCCGCTGACTCGACACCATCGTTTTCATAATCGTCGAGCCAATTAGAAAGCTTAGCCCCAAGGAGAAGGAATAGCCCATCTCTAGCCGACTGCGCTGAAACGATTCCGGAGACTGGGTTTTCAGCAGAGATTCGCTCAGGTAAATCACCAACGCCCGGATAATGCCCACCGAAATCACAAAAATAGCTAACAGTTGGCAGGTACTAATTAAAATACTGTTCAGAACCAGAACGGTCGAGGCAATACTCGACTGAATAGCATCAATCTCCATGAGGCTAATGATCCACAATGGGCAAACGTGCAAACGTAACCATGTACTCCGCGTTTGATCAACCAAACCTGAGGCGTAAAGCTGGATTCATGCTGGGCATTAGCACCTGTAGCATTCTCACCCTAACGCATGCCGCCGCCGCTCTGCCTCCCCCAGAGGACACCCCCGAAGAGGTTTTAAGAACTGAGATCATCCTAGAAGCGCGATCGCCCCTAGACGGGGAACCGCTCACCGCTGCCGAGTACGCTGAACTTCAGGACTACCTCTCTCGGTATCCCGAACCCGAAATTGCACCGGAAATTCGCCAACTGATTCGCCTGCTGTACCTGCGCCGCGCCATTCGTAGCGTG from Synechococcales cyanobacterium T60_A2020_003 includes the following:
- the deoC gene encoding deoxyribose-phosphate aldolase: MARDYIDLDLAEFIDHTLLSSVATPEYIAKGCEEGDRFQFPAVCVFPTHVDQAVELLHQRKTQVCTVIGFPCGANTSATKLYEAQDAVERGATELDVVINLSWLKSGKTEEVHREIAEICEETGVLVKAILETGLLTDAEKKLAAEICMDAGVRFLKTSTGWFGGATVEDVRLLKSVAKDQVGIKASGGIRTVEQATELILAGATRLGTSRGVELVLQQRNATDEEAEDSQG
- a CDS encoding glutathione S-transferase yields the protein MLGISTCSILTLTHAAAALPPPEDTPEEVLRTEIILEARSPLDGEPLTAAEYAELQDYLSRYPEPEIAPEIRQLIRLLYLRRAIRSVFPFLLR
- the recO gene encoding DNA repair protein RecO — encoded protein: MAATYKATGINLKGTPLGESDRLLTVLTREHGLVRVVAPGARKSNSKLGGRSALFVVNDLLISKGRSLDRIVQAETLESYPGLGQDLRKLTASQYLAELVLFQALSDHPQEELFCLLNEHFTRLDDAPPELAIACLTHAVYHFLATAGVPPQVHECCLTQRSLMLEQPNTLQGAGFNVVAGGTVHLDTLEPVEGATAFAGASGTRSPQFRSVTSPSSNLASRSLIKKGDLPRAATGTASYAPAPSIKPRGHLVTELSTLELAILQCLAQPVLVRADGRIHLDSTPQIPELLHPIPVSTWLKLEHVLRQYAEYQFDRSIRSACLIDTCFSTLS
- a CDS encoding DUF1622 domain-containing protein; translation: MEIDAIQSSIASTVLVLNSILISTCQLLAIFVISVGIIRALVIYLSESLLKTQSPESFQRSRLEMGYSFSLGLSFLIGSTIMKTMVSSQREELGRLITIIGVRTALNLLLERAIAQTSPQSEISAVQANADGQMESMHFNS